The following coding sequences are from one Panicum hallii strain FIL2 chromosome 5, PHallii_v3.1, whole genome shotgun sequence window:
- the LOC112895185 gene encoding G-type lectin S-receptor-like serine/threonine-protein kinase At2g19130, which translates to MSLAVLASLAVLAFSCPGVAAAGDTVSARQPLRGNATVVSAQGKFELGLFSPRASGRFYLGIWYKNIPVQTVVWIANRASPLSGVASAELRVSPDDGNLELVGLSNSSASRGIVWSSNLSSSSSVSSSPGSNLAVMRDNGNLVLLDGGNSSNVLWQSFDHPTDTLVPEGWLGENKLTGEYQTLTSWSNAEDPAPGMFTCTVDPNGSSEFFFLWNGSRAYWRSGVWTGRVFANMPEAVNNVLFNQTYVETPAYRRITSVLYNNATITRMVLDFTGQIKQYIWVPYSQSWQFFWAAPTVQCDVYALCGAFGICSQRSQPPCQCPPGFTPAAEREWGLNDWSGGCHRSASLQCASNGSTDGFIEIPYMNLTDDSLAVSAQSKAKCESACLKNCSCEAYTFSGSGGCAVIYGGFRNVQQLYVDGGGSSSSLYVRLSDSELRRARGTNRKNGHLWLVLGIVLACLAALGASALAAWILLSRRKRQAEMGNQKESSLVVYSYGDLRAATKNFSERLGGGGFGAVYRGVVNRHAQVAVKKLEGLRQGDKQFRTEVNTLGLIQHVNLVRLLGFCSSRHDKLLVYEYMPNGSLDIYLFRSGFSPSWHDRYGIMLGIARGLAYLHEGCRECIIHCDIKPENILLDKDLCPKIADFGMAKLVGRDFSRVLTTMRGTIGYLAPEWISGLPISAKADVYSFGMVLFELISGRRNTECYGTGHNSDDDADAGQRPSIFFPVWAASRLAEGDAAAVADPRLHGNVSEEKLGRACRVACWCIQDQEEHRPTMAQVVQALEGVVDVHVPPVPRALQHLAMQA; encoded by the coding sequence ATGTCACTTGCCGTCCTTGCCTCTCTCGCCGTCCTCGCGTTTTCCTGTCCgggcgtggcggcggccggaGACACCGTCTCCGCGCGGCAGCCGTTGCGGGGCAACGCGACGGTGGTCTCGGCGCAGGGCAAGTTCGAGCTCGGCCTCTTCAGCCCCCGTGCCTCCGGCCGGTTCTATCTTGGTATCTGGTACAAGAACATTCCCGTGCAGACCGTCGTCTGGATCGCCAACCGTGCCAGTCCCCTGTCCGGAGTTGCATCGGCGGAGCTCCGGGTCTCCCCCGACGACGGCAACCTTGAGCTCGTCGGGCTGAGCAATTCCTCTGCCTCGCGGGGCATCGTGTGGTCGTCAAACCTGTCGTCCTCGTCGTCAGTATCATCGTCGCCGGGGTCGAACCTCGCGGTGATGCGCGACAACGGCAACCTGGTCCTCCTCGACGGGGGCAACTCGTCCAACGTGCTGTGGCAGAGCTTCGACCACCCGACGGACACGCTGGTGCCGGAGGGGTGGCTCGGGGAGAACAAGCTCACCGGCGAGTACCAGACGCTGACGTCGTGGAGCAACGCCGAGGATCCCGCGCCCGGGATGTTCACCTGCACGGTGGACCCCAACGGCAGCAGCgagttcttcttcctctggaacGGATCCCGCGCATACTGGCGCAGCGGCGTTTGGACGGGGCGTGTCTTTGCCAACATGCCCGAGGCGGTGAACAACGTGCTCTTCAACCAGACGTACGTGGAGACGCCGGCGTACCGGCGCATCACCAGCGTCCTGTACAACAACGCGACGATCACGCGCATGGTGCTCGACTTCACCGGCCAGATCAAGCAGTACATCTGGGTCCCCTACAGCCAGAGCTGGCAATTCTTCTGGGCCGCGCCCACCGTGCAGTGCGACGTGTACGCGCTCTGCGGCGCCTTCGGCATCTGCAGCCAGAGGAGCCAGCCGCCGTGCCAGTGCCCACCTGGGTTCACACCGGCGGCGGAGCGCGAGTGGGGCCTCAACGACTGGAGCGGTGGTTGCCACAGGAGTGCATCGCTTCAGTGTGCGAGCAACGGATCAACGGACGGATTCATCGAGATCCCGTACATGAACCTCACCGACGATTCGCTCGCTGTGAGTGCCCAGAGCAAAGCCAAGTGCGAGTCGGCTTGCTTGAAGAACTGTTCTTGCGAGGCCTACACTTTCTCCGGCAGCGGTGGCTGCGCCGTCATCTACGGTGGCTTCCGCAACGTTCAGCAGCTCTACGTGGACGGCGGGGGCTCGTCTTCGAGCTTGTATGTCCGGCTGTCGGATTCTGAGCTCCGACGTGCGCGCGGCACCAACAGGAAGAACGGGCACCTgtggcttgttcttggcatcgTTTTGGCTTGCCTTGCCGCACTGGGCGCATCTGCACTGGCAGCCTGGATCCTTCTATCCAGGAGGAAAAGGCAGGCCGAAATGGGAAATCAAAAGGAGTCCTCCCTGGTAGTGTACAGCTACGGCGACCTCCGCGCCGCAACGAAGAACTTCTCGGAGAGGCTGGGCGGCGGAGGCTTCGGCGCGGTGTACCGCGGCGTCGTGAACAGGCACGCCCAAGTGGCTGTCAAGAAGCTTGAGGGCCTCAGGCAGGGCGACAAGCAGTTCCGGACGGAGGTGAACACGCTAGGCCTCATCCAGCACGTCAACCTCGTCCGCCTCCTCGGGTTCTGCTCGTCGCGCCATGACAAGCTGCTCGTCTACGAGTACATGCCCAATGGCTCCCTCGACATCTACCTCTTCAGGAGCGGCTTTAGCCCGAGCTGGCACGACCGCTACGGCATCATGCTCGGCATCGCCAGGGGGCTGGCCTACTTGCACGAAGGCTGCCGTGAGTGCATCATACATTGTGACATTAAGCCGGAGAACATATTGCTGGACAAGGACTTGTGCCCGAAGATCGCCGACTTTGGGATGGCCAAGCTGGTGGGGAGGGACTTCAGCCGGGTCCTGACGACGATGCGGGGCACCATAGGGTACCTTGCGCCGGAGTGGATCTCCGGGCTACCGATCAGTGCCAAGGCAGATGTGTACAGCTTTGGAATGGTGCTCTTCGAGCTCATCTCAGGGCGGCGCAACACGGAGTGCTACGGCACGGGGCACAACAGCGACGACGATGCAGATGCTGGGCAGCGTCCCTCGATATTCTTTCCTGTCTGGGCCGCGTCTAGACTGGCGGAGGGAGACGCAGCCGCCGTGGCGGACCCGCGGTTGCACGGCAACGTGAGCGAGGAGAAGCTGGGGCGCGCCTGCAGGGTGGCGTGCTGGTGCATCCAGGACCAGGAGGAGCACCGGCCGACCATGGCGCAGGTCGTGCAGGCGCTGGAGGGAGTCGTCGACGTCCACGTGCCGCCGGTGCCCCGGGCGCTCCAGCACCTGGCGATGCAGGCCTGA